From one Amia ocellicauda isolate fAmiCal2 chromosome 17, fAmiCal2.hap1, whole genome shotgun sequence genomic stretch:
- the LOC136713112 gene encoding mitochondrial import inner membrane translocase subunit TIM16 isoform X2, whose protein sequence is MARYLAQIIVMGAQVVGRAFARALRQEFAASRAAAEARGRAGQQSAAASSISGLTLQEAQQILNISKLSPEEVQKNYEHLFKVNDKSVGGSFYLQSKVVRAKERLEEEMSIEQADKTQKEQSAQQPPET, encoded by the exons ATG GCCAGGTACTTGGCACAGATCATCGTGATGGGCGCACAGGTGGTGGGCAGGGCCTTCGCCCGGGCGCTGCGCCAGGAGTTCGCCG ccAGCAGGGCAGCCGCAGAAGCGCGAGGCCGGGCCGGCCAGCAGTCGGCCGCCGCGTCCAGCATCTCCGGCCTGACGCTACAGGAGGCCCAGCAGATCCTCAACATCTCCAAGCTGAGCCCAGAGGAGGTCCAGAAG AACTATGAGCACTTATTTAAAGTCAACGACAAATCGGTCGGCGGCTCCTTCTATCTGCAGTCGAAG GTGGTGCGTGCCAAGGAGCGTCTGGAAGAGGAGATGTCCATTGAGCAGGCGGACAAGACGCAGAAGGAGCAGAGCGCTCAGCAGCCCCCCGAGACTTGA
- the glis2b gene encoding zinc finger protein GLIS2b gives MLSLDEPLDLKLPRGRGARDRAARAPPTPAPTPAHGARSRQLRMADDGTAVIVAASPASPHTGVPVLPQEKPEPRTPPAIDLRLSPPPGPASSPSELSNGNGVSSLFAGDSAQIRYLEGGASSQAFQFFLPISSGGGLHLPSSMFIGPPKEKRVSPELSVDEQLACRWVKCHLLFDSLQDLVDHVNDFHVKPEKDSGYCCHWEGCARRGRGFNARYKMLIHIRTHTNEKPHRCPTCNKSFSRLENLKIHNRSHTGEKPYICPYEGCNKRYSNSSDRFKHTRTHYVDKPYYCKMVGCLKRYTDPSSLRKHIKAHGHFVAHEQPGALLKAGRAGPGGKGAELPYMSGAHIIIPGSTAAAILGGHGLPGLGASLPLPLSPRPLDLSALGCPAVGSPSLGAPVLSLNGTPLGLAKSPLVSPAFSAAGLGLPMVSVVTSDRHLGKHSKHGRARPKPGGDEGLAGLPGAVLNLSTGAAALAGHDSLTPGWVVIPPGSVVLKPAIVN, from the exons ATGCTGTCCCTCGACGAGCCACTGGACCTGAAGCTGCCGCGCGGGCGGGGGGCCAGGGACAGGGCCGCGCGGGCCCCCCCAACCCCGGCGCCCACCCCCGCGCACGGCGCCCGCTCACGGCAGCTGAGGATGGCCGATGACGGCACTGCGGTGATCGTGGCGGCGTCCCCTGCCTCCCCACACACAG GTGTGCCTGTGCTGCCCCAGGAGAAGCCAGAGCCGCGGACCCCCCCAGCCATTGACCTCAGACTGTccccgccccccggccccgCCTCCTCGCCCTCCGAGCTGTCCAATGGGAACGGAGTGTCGTCGCTCTTTGCTGGG GACTCGGCTCAGATTCGTTACCTGGAGGGCGGAGCCTCGTCTCAGGCCTTCCAGTTCTTCCTGCCAATCAGCTCCGGGGGCGGGCTCCACCTGCCATCCTCCATGTTCATTGGCCCACCGAAAGAGAAGCGCGTCTCCCCTGAGCTCTCCGTGGACGAGCAGCTGGCCTGTCGCTGGGTGAAG TGCCACCTGCTCTTCGATTCGCTGCAGGACCTGGTGGACCACGTCAACGACTTCCACGTCAAGCCTGAAAAGGATTCTGGGTACTGCTGTCACTGGGAGGGCTGTGCCCGGAGGGGGCGGGGCTTCAATGCCAG GTACAAGATGCTGATCCACATCCGCACGCACACCAACGAGAAGCCGCACCGCTGCCCCACCTGCAACAAGAGCTTCTCGCGCCTGGAGAACCTCAAGATCCACAACCGCTCCCACACAG GCGAGAAGCCCTACATCTGCCCGTACGAGGGCTGCAACAAGCGCTACTCCAACTCCAGCGACCGCTTCAAGCACACGCGCACGCACTACGTGGACAAGCCCTACTACTGCAAGATGGTGGGCTGCCTGAAGCGCTACACGGACCCCAGCTCGCTGCGCAAGCACATCAAGGCGCACGGGCACTTCGTGGCCCACGAGCAGCCGGGGGCGCTGCTGAAGGCGGGCCGGGCGGGGCCGGGGGGCAAGGGGGCGGAGCTGCCCTACATGAGCGGCGCGCACATCATCATCCCCGGCAGCACCGCTGCCGCCATCCTGGGGGGCCACGGCTTGCCGGGCCTGGGCGCCTCCCTGCCGTTGCCCCTCAGCCCCCGGCCCCTGGACCTCAGCGCGCTTGGCTGCCCGGCGGTGGGCTCCCCGTCTCTGGGTGCGCCCGTCCTGTCCCTCAACGGCACCCCCCTGGGCCTGGCCAAGAGCCCGCTGGTGTCCCCCGCCTTCTCCGCCGCCGGCCTGGGGCTGCCCATGGTCTCTGTTGTGACGTCCGACAGGCACCTTGGCAAGCATTCCAAGCACGGCAGGGCGCGGCCCAAGCCCGGCGGGGACGAGGGGCTGGCGGGGCTCCCCGGGGCCGTGCTCAACCTCTCCACCGGGGCGGCGGCGCTGGCGGGCCACGACTCCCTCACGCCTGGCTGGGTGGTCATCCCTCCAGGCTCTGTGGTGCTCAAACCAGCCATCGTCAACTGA